In a genomic window of Gemmatimonadota bacterium:
- a CDS encoding PilT/PilU family type 4a pilus ATPase, with protein AAAIRVIPFTIRTFDELRVPPIVAELSARPRGLVLVTGPTGSGKSTTLAAMVDKINREERGHILTIEDPIEFIHKHRGCLINQREVGSDTKSFAAALRSALRQDPDVVLIGEMRDLETIGAALTIAETGHLAFGTLHTNSAAETINRIVDVFPSHQQQQVRAQLAFCLEGVVTQTLLPRANGPGRVCACEIMVCTTAIRANIRDDKIHQIYSSMQAGKKHGMQTMNDALYQLVIQGEVTLENALKASSDPAELLRMTGQTAPAGG; from the coding sequence GCGGCCGCGATCCGCGTGATCCCCTTCACCATCCGCACCTTCGACGAGCTGCGCGTCCCGCCCATTGTGGCGGAGCTGTCCGCCCGCCCGCGCGGCCTGGTGCTGGTGACGGGGCCGACCGGCTCAGGCAAGAGCACCACGCTGGCCGCCATGGTCGACAAGATCAATCGCGAGGAGCGCGGCCATATCCTGACCATCGAGGACCCCATCGAGTTCATCCACAAGCACCGCGGCTGCCTCATCAACCAGCGGGAAGTGGGCTCCGATACCAAGTCCTTTGCCGCCGCACTCCGCTCGGCGCTGCGGCAGGACCCGGACGTGGTGCTGATCGGCGAGATGCGGGACCTGGAAACCATCGGTGCCGCGCTCACCATTGCCGAGACCGGGCACCTGGCGTTCGGCACCCTGCACACCAACTCTGCGGCGGAGACCATCAACCGCATCGTGGACGTCTTCCCCTCGCACCAGCAGCAGCAGGTGCGGGCGCAGCTCGCCTTCTGCCTCGAGGGCGTCGTCACCCAGACCCTGCTCCCCCGCGCCAATGGGCCGGGACGGGTCTGCGCCTGTGAGATCATGGTGTGCACCACCGCCATCCGCGCCAACATCCGGGACGACAAGATCCACCAGATATACTCGTCCATGCAGGCCGGCAAGAAGCATGGCATGCAGACCATGAACGATGCGCTGTATCAGCTCGTGATCCAGGGCGAGGTCACGCTGGAGAACGCGCTCAAGGCCTCTTCTGACCCCGCGGAGCTGCTGCGCATGACCGGGCAGACGGCGCCAGCGGGCGGCTAA
- a CDS encoding type II secretion system F family protein encodes MPTWTYSAKTPAGELQSGEIDLPSRDEVVNYLRRQRLIPVKVAEKKGLEISLGTGVRTRDIVIFTRQFATMINAGLPLVQSLDILAKQTENKFFRRVIEEVLYDVESGLTLADSLRKHPKIFTDLYTNMVAAGEAGGILDTILLRLATFLEKADALRRKIKGAMIYPGVIMSVAIGAVAVLLVFVIPTFQTMFADVGVPLPGPTRLVINLSQGLKNYLFYIIGAIVGGVFLLRRIYATPQGQLAIDALMLKLPLIGDLLRKASVSRFTRTLSTLVASGVSILEGLEITAHTSGNRVIHDAVMQSRASIAGGETISEPLRRSGVFPPMVVQMINVGEQTGGLDEMLGKIADFYDEEVDAAVEAMLAALEPILIVFLGVVVGGMIVSMYLPIFDMMKVV; translated from the coding sequence ATGCCCACCTGGACCTATTCTGCCAAGACCCCAGCCGGCGAGCTGCAGAGCGGCGAGATCGACCTCCCTTCCCGCGACGAGGTCGTCAACTACTTACGCCGCCAGCGCCTGATCCCGGTCAAGGTCGCCGAGAAGAAGGGACTCGAGATCTCGCTGGGCACCGGGGTCAGGACCCGGGACATCGTCATCTTCACCCGTCAGTTCGCCACCATGATCAACGCCGGTCTGCCGCTGGTGCAGAGCCTGGACATCCTGGCCAAGCAGACCGAGAACAAGTTTTTCCGCCGCGTGATTGAAGAGGTGCTGTACGACGTCGAGTCCGGCCTCACACTGGCCGACTCGCTGCGCAAGCACCCCAAGATCTTCACGGACCTCTACACCAACATGGTCGCGGCGGGGGAGGCGGGCGGTATCCTGGACACCATCCTGCTCAGGCTCGCGACCTTCCTGGAAAAGGCCGATGCGCTGCGCCGCAAGATCAAGGGCGCCATGATCTACCCGGGCGTGATCATGAGCGTCGCCATTGGGGCCGTGGCCGTGCTGCTCGTGTTCGTCATACCCACCTTCCAGACCATGTTTGCGGACGTGGGCGTGCCCCTGCCCGGGCCGACCCGCCTGGTCATCAACCTGAGCCAGGGCCTCAAGAACTACCTGTTCTACATCATCGGCGCGATCGTCGGCGGCGTTTTCCTGCTCCGCCGCATCTACGCGACGCCGCAGGGCCAGCTCGCCATTGACGCCTTGATGCTCAAGCTCCCGCTGATCGGCGACCTGCTGCGCAAGGCCAGCGTCTCGCGCTTCACGCGCACGCTCAGCACGCTGGTGGCCAGCGGCGTGTCCATCCTGGAAGGTCTCGAGATCACGGCGCATACGTCCGGCAACCGCGTGATCCACGACGCCGTCATGCAGTCGCGCGCCAGCATCGCGGGCGGCGAGACGATCAGCGAGCCGCTGCGCAGGTCCGGCGTGTTCCCGCCCATGGTCGTGCAGATGATCAACGTGGGCGAGCAGACCGGTGGTCTGGACGAGATGCTGGGCAAGATCGCAGACTTCTACGACGAAGAGGTGGACGCCGCCGTGGAAGCCATGCTGGCCGCACTCGAGCCCATCCTGATCGTCTTCCTCGGCGTCGTGGTGGGCGGCATGATCGTGTCCATGTACCTGCCCATCTTCGACATGATGAAGGTGGT